The Gemmatimonadales bacterium genomic sequence GTACCGCGTCAGGTAGGCGGCCTCCTCGACCGCGGCATCGCCCCCGCCGACGACGGCGATGGTCTGCTCCTTGAAGAAGGCGCCGTCGCAGACCGCGCAGTACGACACTCCCTGCCCCGCATACTCCAGTTCGCCGGGCACGCCGAGCTTGGTCGGGGTGCCGCCGGCGGTGAGGATGACGGCCGGCGCCTCGTAGGTGGCGCCGGTGCTGCAGGCCACCTCGAACATGCCGTCCTCGCGACGGGCGACGGTCTCGACGTTCTCCTGCAGGATCTTCGCGCCGAACTTCTCGGCGTGCTCCGCCATCAGGCGCGCCAGTTCCTTGCCCTTGATGGTGGCAAAGCCGGGATAGTCCTCGATGAGGTCGGTGTTGAGGAGCTCGCCGCCCGGGATGCCGCGCTCGAGGACGACGGCGTCGAGCATCCCGCGACCGGCGTACATGCCGGCGCAGAGGCCGGCGGGGCCGGCGCCAATGATGATCACATCGTGGGTGGAACGGGACATTTGAAGCCCAGGTCAGAGGTTGTCCGCCACCGGCCGGTGTTTGGCGGGGAAGCGGGAACGCGGGCCCCGGCTTTCGCCGGGGTGACGGCGGGGCCGTCGATGCTCAAATATAGAACAATCGGGGG encodes the following:
- the trxB gene encoding thioredoxin-disulfide reductase — encoded protein: MSRSTHDVIIIGAGPAGLCAGMYAGRGMLDAVVLERGIPGGELLNTDLIEDYPGFATIKGKELARLMAEHAEKFGAKILQENVETVARREDGMFEVACSTGATYEAPAVILTAGGTPTKLGVPGELEYAGQGVSYCAVCDGAFFKEQTIAVVGGGDAAVEEAAYLTRYASKVYVIHRRDEFRASKLLQERLFANPKIEVIWNKVVTELTGDHTGLQSLSLKDTVNGATSTLPVTGCFIFIGFKPNTGLVTQHFAHDPAGYMITDDRMMTSIPGLFAAGDVRVQLTRQVTTAVGDATTALIAVEKFLTERKAAAVA